GTGGGTTCGGGCAAGCTGAACACACCGGTCGATTGCGCCTTCGTCGGGTCGGATCTTCTCGTCGTCAGCGACTCGATGGCCGGTCGCCTGGTGGCCTTCGACGTCCGTGGGCGTGTGGCCTGGCGCAGCGCCGAGGGCGCGCTGGCCCGCCCGGCGGGTCTGGCCGTCGATACCGAGCGGCAGCGTATCGTCGTCTGTGACGTGACCCGGCACGCATTGGCGCTCGTCGACTACGCCGGTGCCGTGACCGCCTCGCTCGGGGGGCGGGGCGCGGAGGAGGGGCGGTTCAACTTTCCCACCGATGTGGCCATTGGGCCGTGGGGTCGTTTGTACGTCGTGGACGCCATGAACTTCCGCATCCAGGTGCTCGACGCCGAGGGGAAGAGCCGGCAGGTTTTCGGTGTCGCGGGGGACGGCCCGGGAACCTTCCATCGTCCCCGGGGCGTGGCCGTCGACCGGCTCGGGAGAATCTACGTCAGCGACGCCTTGTTTGACGTGATCCAGATCTTCGACGGCCAGGGCCGACTGCTGATGGCCCTCGGGCAACGTGGTCACGGGGCCGGGGAGTTCTGGATGCCTGCCGGCGTTACGGTCGAGGAGGGTCGTCGTCTGCTTGTGGCCGACGCCTACAATCGCAGGGTTCAGGTTTTCCAACTTCTAGCAGCCACTGAGGAGCAGCCATGAACTCTCGAAGGGTCATCTTCGGGATCATCGCCCTGGTCGGAGTGAATTCCTGGGCCGGTATCGAGAATACCGTTCACAACCTGGGAACGAGCGGGCCCGGGCAGGTCAAAGCCTTGACCGAAGAGCGGATCTGCATTTTCTGCCACGCACCGCACCGTGCGACGACCCGCGCCCCCTTGTGGAATCGCAACGACAGCCGGGCGAGCTATCTGCTCTACGACAGTCCGACTCTCGACGCCCAGCCGGGACAGCCCACCGGTGCGACCCGGATGTGCCTGTCCTGTCACGACGGCACGGTGGCCCTGGGTGACGTCGTCTCCGAACCCAGCGAAATCGCCTTTCCCGCCGGGCACCGGATGCTGGATCCGTCGACCGGCAGTCTCGAGACCGACCTGGGCGATGATCACCCGGTGTCGTTCCTCTACGACGACAACCTGGCCGGTTTGGATCCGGAACTGAAAAGCCCCGCGGCGATCGATCCGCCCGTCACCCTCGATGCCAATGGAGAGATGCAGTGCACCGCCTGCCATGATCCCCACGACAACAGCTACGGGAATTTCCTCGTGACCTCCAACTACCAGGCGGGCCTCTGCCTTTCCTGCCACGTCAAGACCAACTGGGACAGCAGCCAGCATGCCACGTCCACGGCGGGGTGGAACGGGTCCCCTCCCGACCCCTGGCCGGAGTCGGACGAGACCAGCGTCGTCGCCAACGGTTGTCGAAACTGCCACGATCCTCATTCGGCGGCTCAGCCGCGATGGATCAATCAGCGGAACGAGGAAGACACCTGCCTGGCCTGCCACAACATGAACGTGGCCAGTGACAACACCGAGGCCGAGTTCGGCCAGCCGTACAGGCACCCGGTCACCCTGACCAGCGGCGTGCACGATCCCGAGGAAGATCCGCTGACCGCTCCTCGGCACGTGGAGTGCACGGATTGTCACAATCCTCACCAGGTGGCGCCGCCGGGGGGTGTTTCCGCCCCGACGGCTTCGGGGGCCCTCCGTGGCGTCAGCGGCATCGACGTGGGAGGGAATCCCGTCGATCCGGTGAACTTCGAGTACGAAGTCTGTTTCAAGTGTCATGGAGATGGGACCAACGCCGGCGAGACGGTTCCGCGCACCGCGGGAGAAGTCAACACGCGGCTGGAGTTCGCGACGGATGCGATCTCGTTTCACCCGATCACCCAGGCGGGGAGGAACCCCAGCGTGCCCTCCCTGGTACAGAACCTGGACGAAAACAGCGTGATCTATTGCCGGAGCTGCCACTCTTCGAACCTGACCGACGGGCAGTCCTTCGACGGCGGCGGGCCCCATGGAAGTCAGTACCGGTTCCTGCTGCGGAAGAACTACGAGATCGCGGATTTCACCCAGGAAAGCGCCACCGCCTACGAACTGTGCTACATGTGCCACGTCAGGAGTGTCATTCTCGGCAAGAAGACCAGCGGCTTCAAAGAACACCGCAAGCACATCGTCGGTGAGGACAGTCCCTGTTCGGCCTGCCACGACCCCCACGGCATTGCCGCGAGCCGGGGAACGACCACGGGCAACAGTCACCTGATCAGCTTCGATACCACCATCGTCTTTCCCAACAAGAAGGGCGAACTGCGCTTCGAGGATCGAGGGTATCGGCGAGGCTCTTGCTTCCTCAGTTGCCATGGAGAAGATCATGACGACAAGAACTACTGAGCGACGTGTGGCGCTCGTTCTGTCGCTGCTGCTCGTCGGCGTCGTCCTGTCCGTTACCCCGTCAGGGGCGGAAGAAGGCGATGCGCAGAGCTGTCTCGAATGTCACGAGGACATGATCGCCGCCAAGGTCGTCCATGACCCGGCGGGAGAGGGGAGTTGCGACATCTGTCATGAAGGCGACGCCGAGGAGCACGACTTCACCCTGCCCGATCCGGTCGGCGAGGCCTGTTCGATGTGTCATGACATCGGCGGCGCTTCAGGGGCCGTGCACGGACCGGTGAAGGCGGGACAGTGCACGGCCTGTCACAACCCTCATGCCTCGGAGCAGGAGAAACTGCTGCTGGCGGAGGGTGAGGCGTTGTGCTGGCGCTGCCATGGCAGAACCCAGAAGCGGGAAGGACGACAAGGTGTCGTGGAGAACATTCGCAAGGTGATCGCGGAGGCCGCCGTCTCCCATGACGCTCTCGAGATGGGCTGTCAGGAGTGCCATCCGGCCCACGATTCCGAAGAGCAGGGACTGTTCACCATGAGTTTTCCAGCGGGTCCTTACGCGAGGGGATTCGACGGCTCCTACGACCTGTGCATGGCCTGTCACGACGAGAGCTTGATCGTCGATCCCCAATCCCTGGAGACCGGTTTCCGCGACGGCGAGAAGAACCTGCACACGGTGCACGTCGTGCGCGAGAAGTCTCGCAGTTGCGCCCTGTGCCACTCGCCCCACGGTGGTGGTGACCACCTGCTGCGCAAGGATGTCCGCTTCGGCCAGTGGTTGCTGCCCATCGGCTACGAGCCCAGCGAGACCGGTGGGACCTGTACGACAGCCTGCCACGAGACCCGGGTCTACGACCGCAGCGTACCGCCCCCAGTGCTGGACAGCGGATCGAACGAACAGGAGAAAGCCAGGTAGGACGCTCCCGATCGAGTCCCTTTGCGCGGTGCCGAGGGCGGGCCCTATCTTCCTCGTCGGCCCGTCGCGGCGGGCTTTGCGTGGGGATCGGAGTCGGGGATGGCCGCCAGGGCGGCGCGCCCGCGTGCGGGTCGGCGGCGCCAGGCATCGGTCTCTCCCCGCGGGGACTGCCCATGCCCGCTCGGCACGGCTTTCAGCCTCTCTTCTTCGCCTGTCTCGTGATGCTCTCGTCGCCTGCCGTCGTTCCGGCGGAAGTCCCGGTCCGTGACGAGGTGTGCCTCGAGTGCCACCTGCCCGCCCGCCACGGCCTGTCGATGCACCCGTTGGGGGTTCGGCCGACGCGCTCCGGAAAATTGCCCCTGGTCGATGGCCTGGTCGGCTGCTCGACCTGCCATGAGCGCCACGGGTCGACCCTGGAAACGAGTGTCGCGGACGATTTCCACCTGCGTCTCCAGCCGCCCCTGCTGTGCGCGAGCTGTCACCGGGGCGCCGACGGGCGGTGGGACCGACCCCATGCCCTGTACGCCGATACGATCCACGGCGGGTCGCGCCTGGCGGGCGGAGATGGAGGCCTGGCCCGCTTCGATGCGCTCTCCCTGCGTTGCCTGAGTTGCCACGACGGCAACAGCGCTCCCGCGGCGGCGTTTACCGAGGGACCTTCGATGGGAGAAACGGGTCGGAGTCACCCCATCGGCGTGGCTTTCCGCCGCTCCGCGACCGCCGCGGTGATCGATGACCAGGGGCCGGCGCGATGGTTCGGCGGCCGGGTGGGCTGCACGTCCTGCCACCGGCTCTACGGCAGCCCGAGCCCGCACCTGCCGGCGTCCTCCGGGCTGGACCGGCTCTGCCAGGGCTGTCATCGCTACTGAGGGACGGCCTCTCCCAGAGTCTCGATGAAGCGCACGGGGCGTCCGCCGGGAGGGCCGACGATTTCGCCGTCCCGCATGGCGAGCCGGCCGCCCACCACCGTGGCCCGCGGCCAGCCCTGGACCGTGCAGCCTTCGAAGGGACTCCAGCCGCAGCGGCTGGCGAGCCAGGCCCCGGTGATTTCCTGCCGGGCTTCCAGGTCGACCAGGGTCAGGTCGGCGTCATAGCCCACCGCCAGCCGCCCCTTGCCGGCGATCGAGTAGACCCGGGCGGGTCCGGCGGAGGTCAGGTCCACCACCCGCTCGAGGCTCAGGCGCCCCCGGGCGCAATGGTCGAGGAGCAGGGGCAGCAGGGTCTGGACGCCGGGCATCCCCGAAGGCGAGGCGGGGTAGGGCCGGGCCTTCTCCTCGCGGGTGTGGGGGGCGTGGTCGGAGCCCACCACGTCGACGATGCCGGCCTGCAGCGCAAGCCAGAGCCCGTCCCGGTGCTCTTCGCCGCGGATCGGCGGGTTCATCTGGGCCCGGCTGCCAAGCCGCCGGTAGCACTCGGGAGCGGCGAGGGTCAGGTGCTGAGGCGTGACCTCGACGGTGGCGATGTCCCGCGCGTCGGCGAGCAGCGTCATCTCGTCGCGGGTGCTGACATGGAGCACGTGAACCGGGCGTCCGGTTCGGCGCGCCAGTCCGAGCAAACGGCGAGTAGCGATCAGGGCCGTCTCGGCGTCCCGCCAGTGGGGGTGTTCTGCGGGGTCGGCGCCGTCCCGGACCCGGGCGAAGCGCTCGCGCAGGCGGGCTTCGTCCTCGGCGTGCACGGCCACCCGGCGCCGGCCCGAGCCGAGGACCCGCTCGAGCAGGGCCTCGGACTCGACCAGCAGGGAGCCTGTGGACGAGCCCATGAAGACCTTCACACCCGCGCAACCCGGCAGGCGTTCGAGTCGCGCCAGGTGATCGACGTTCTCTTCCGCCGCACCGATGAAGAAGGCCACGTGGCAGTGAGCGCGCCCCTCGGCCCGGGCGAGTTTGTCCTCGAGTTCTCCCGCACCGAGGGTGTTGGGCCGGGTGTTGGGCATCTCGAAGATGGCGGTCACCCCGCCGAGGACCGCCGCGGCGGTCCCGGTGGCCAGGTCCTCCTTGTGGGTCAGGCCGGGTTCGCGAAAATGAACCTGGGTGTCGATGACGCCGGGCAGCACGTGCAGGCCCCGGGCGTCGAGAGTCTGCGCGGCGCTCGAGCCGGCCAGGTCGCCGATGGCGGCGATGCGACCGGCGCGCAGGCCCACGTCCGCGCGATGGCGGCCGCCGGGAAGCAGGCAGGTCCCGCCGCGCACCAGCAAATCGAAAGGTTGGCTCATCAGGGTCTCCGGCGGGGATTCTACCCTGCTTGGGCGGATCTGCCGATTTACAGACGGTTTACCGGTCTGTCCACCCCAGGATCGCTATACTTTCGGAGGAGATGCCGATGAAGATCCTTGTGGTGGAAGACGAGCCGCTGCTCCGGGAAGGTCTCGTCGATCTGCTCGAGGGGGCGGGACACCAGGTGACCACGGCGGAGAATGGCCCCCAAGCCGCTGAGCGCGGCGCGGCCGAGACCTTCGATCTGGTGCTGCTCGACCTGATGCTGCCGGGCTTCGACGGGATCGAGGTCTGCCGGCGGCTGAAGAAGGTTCGTCCGGCGCTGCCGATCCTGATGCTCACCGCCCGGGGCTCGGAAGACGACAAGGTCGCTGGACTCGAGGCGGGTGCCGACGACTACGTCACCAAGCCTTTCGGCGCCAAGGAACTGCTGGCCCGGGTGGCCGCCATCGGACGGCGGGCCGATCTGGCCCCTGCCGTTCCCGAGGTGATCGAGGTCGCAGGCTGCACCCTCGATCTGGGTCGCTGCGTGGCGCTGCGTGATGGAGAGGAGATCCACCTCACCGCGCGGGAGGCGGGAATTCTCCGCTGGCTCTATCGCCATCGCACCAGGGCCGTGAGTCGCGCGGAGTTGCTCGAACACGTCTGGGGCGCCCGGGGCGACCTTCAGACCCGCACCGTGGACATGACGGTGGCCAAGCTGCGGCAAAAAATCGAAGAGCACTCCGCCTCGCCGAAGATCATCGTCACGGTGACGGGAGTCGGTTACGCATGGGGCGAGGTCTAAGACGCTGGCGGGAGCAATACTCCCGCACCCTCCTGGCCCTGGCCCTGACCACGGTCGCCGTGGCCCTGCCCAGCACGGCGCTCTACGTGGCGGGAGAGCAGGCGACGCGACGCGATGCCGATCAGCGGCGGCGGGCGGTGGACCGCCGGGCCCGCCGGGCCGCCGAGTCGCTGGCCACCAAGCTGCACCAGCGTCTCGAAGCCCTGCTGGCCAACGAAGACCGGCGCCCCTTCTATCATTACCAGAATCTCTATCATGATCCCCGGGGAGCCCACCGGGGTCCCTCCGTGGTTCCCTCGCCCCTGGCCCAGGGACCCGCGGACCCGTTGATTCGTTCCCATTTCCAGATTGGGCCCGATGGCCGGGTCAGCTTGCCCACGGTGAACCTGGAGCTGCCCGAAATGAGCTGCGTCCGTCAACGGGAACGGCACATGGCGATGTTGCGTTCGCTCCAGCCCGCGGCGCCGATCTGCTGCGAGGACGACAAGGACCCGATGCGGGCCAAGCTGGCTCGACGCTCCCGGGAACGCCAGGAGGATTTTCCATCCCGGGTCGTTCGTCTCGACGAGATCGATTGGCTGCAGAACCTGGAGGCCAGCGAGATCTACGCCCGGATCAAGCAGGGTGGCGTGTCGGTGGGCCTGGGTGAGCGTACCGGGCGGCAGGTGGAGATCCGGGTCGAGGGATTTCGTTGGAAGACCGTCCCTCTCGAGGAAGGGGCGAGCCTGGTGGCGCTGCGCAGGGTGCTGACTCCCGTCGGTTTGCTGACCCAGGGGTTCGTGGTCTGCAACGAGGCGATGGGGCAATGGCTCGAGGCGGCTCCCATGCCGGCCCGTTTCGCCCGCCCGGACTCTTCCGGCGACCTGGTGTTCGCTCCCCTGCACCTGCCGGGGGTGGACTGGGGGATCGCCGTCGATCCCCGGCAGGAGTTGCAGCAGGCCGCGGTTCACGCCCGGGCGGCTTCGGAACGCTTCCACCGGCTGTTTGTCGTGCTGACCCTCGCCGCGGCCTTGGCCGGAGGCCTGGCGGTGGTGGTGGTCTGGCAGGCCGAGCGCCTGGCGCGCCAGCGCTCCCGCTTCGCGGCTTCGGCGGCCCACGAACTCCGGACCCCCCTGGCCAGCCTGCGGATGTATGGGGAGATGCTGGCCGACGGCCTGGGCAATCCGGCCAGGAGTCGGGACTACGCCCGCCGGGTGGCGGGAGAGGCCGAGCGTCTCGGCCGGGTGGTGTCCAACGTGCTCGGCTTCAGTCGTCTCGAGCAGGGCT
The Acidobacteriota bacterium DNA segment above includes these coding regions:
- a CDS encoding cytochrome c3 family protein gives rise to the protein MNSRRVIFGIIALVGVNSWAGIENTVHNLGTSGPGQVKALTEERICIFCHAPHRATTRAPLWNRNDSRASYLLYDSPTLDAQPGQPTGATRMCLSCHDGTVALGDVVSEPSEIAFPAGHRMLDPSTGSLETDLGDDHPVSFLYDDNLAGLDPELKSPAAIDPPVTLDANGEMQCTACHDPHDNSYGNFLVTSNYQAGLCLSCHVKTNWDSSQHATSTAGWNGSPPDPWPESDETSVVANGCRNCHDPHSAAQPRWINQRNEEDTCLACHNMNVASDNTEAEFGQPYRHPVTLTSGVHDPEEDPLTAPRHVECTDCHNPHQVAPPGGVSAPTASGALRGVSGIDVGGNPVDPVNFEYEVCFKCHGDGTNAGETVPRTAGEVNTRLEFATDAISFHPITQAGRNPSVPSLVQNLDENSVIYCRSCHSSNLTDGQSFDGGGPHGSQYRFLLRKNYEIADFTQESATAYELCYMCHVRSVILGKKTSGFKEHRKHIVGEDSPCSACHDPHGIAASRGTTTGNSHLISFDTTIVFPNKKGELRFEDRGYRRGSCFLSCHGEDHDDKNY
- a CDS encoding cytochrome c3 family protein, coding for MTTRTTERRVALVLSLLLVGVVLSVTPSGAEEGDAQSCLECHEDMIAAKVVHDPAGEGSCDICHEGDAEEHDFTLPDPVGEACSMCHDIGGASGAVHGPVKAGQCTACHNPHASEQEKLLLAEGEALCWRCHGRTQKREGRQGVVENIRKVIAEAAVSHDALEMGCQECHPAHDSEEQGLFTMSFPAGPYARGFDGSYDLCMACHDESLIVDPQSLETGFRDGEKNLHTVHVVREKSRSCALCHSPHGGGDHLLRKDVRFGQWLLPIGYEPSETGGTCTTACHETRVYDRSVPPPVLDSGSNEQEKAR
- a CDS encoding cytochrome c3 family protein produces the protein MPARHGFQPLFFACLVMLSSPAVVPAEVPVRDEVCLECHLPARHGLSMHPLGVRPTRSGKLPLVDGLVGCSTCHERHGSTLETSVADDFHLRLQPPLLCASCHRGADGRWDRPHALYADTIHGGSRLAGGDGGLARFDALSLRCLSCHDGNSAPAAAFTEGPSMGETGRSHPIGVAFRRSATAAVIDDQGPARWFGGRVGCTSCHRLYGSPSPHLPASSGLDRLCQGCHRY
- a CDS encoding dihydroorotase; protein product: MSQPFDLLVRGGTCLLPGGRHRADVGLRAGRIAAIGDLAGSSAAQTLDARGLHVLPGVIDTQVHFREPGLTHKEDLATGTAAAVLGGVTAIFEMPNTRPNTLGAGELEDKLARAEGRAHCHVAFFIGAAEENVDHLARLERLPGCAGVKVFMGSSTGSLLVESEALLERVLGSGRRRVAVHAEDEARLRERFARVRDGADPAEHPHWRDAETALIATRRLLGLARRTGRPVHVLHVSTRDEMTLLADARDIATVEVTPQHLTLAAPECYRRLGSRAQMNPPIRGEEHRDGLWLALQAGIVDVVGSDHAPHTREEKARPYPASPSGMPGVQTLLPLLLDHCARGRLSLERVVDLTSAGPARVYSIAGKGRLAVGYDADLTLVDLEARQEITGAWLASRCGWSPFEGCTVQGWPRATVVGGRLAMRDGEIVGPPGGRPVRFIETLGEAVPQ
- a CDS encoding response regulator transcription factor; amino-acid sequence: MKILVVEDEPLLREGLVDLLEGAGHQVTTAENGPQAAERGAAETFDLVLLDLMLPGFDGIEVCRRLKKVRPALPILMLTARGSEDDKVAGLEAGADDYVTKPFGAKELLARVAAIGRRADLAPAVPEVIEVAGCTLDLGRCVALRDGEEIHLTAREAGILRWLYRHRTRAVSRAELLEHVWGARGDLQTRTVDMTVAKLRQKIEEHSASPKIIVTVTGVGYAWGEV
- a CDS encoding HAMP domain-containing sensor histidine kinase codes for the protein MGRGLRRWREQYSRTLLALALTTVAVALPSTALYVAGEQATRRDADQRRRAVDRRARRAAESLATKLHQRLEALLANEDRRPFYHYQNLYHDPRGAHRGPSVVPSPLAQGPADPLIRSHFQIGPDGRVSLPTVNLELPEMSCVRQRERHMAMLRSLQPAAPICCEDDKDPMRAKLARRSRERQEDFPSRVVRLDEIDWLQNLEASEIYARIKQGGVSVGLGERTGRQVEIRVEGFRWKTVPLEEGASLVALRRVLTPVGLLTQGFVVCNEAMGQWLEAAPMPARFARPDSSGDLVFAPLHLPGVDWGIAVDPRQELQQAAVHARAASERFHRLFVVLTLAAALAGGLAVVVVWQAERLARQRSRFAASAAHELRTPLASLRMYGEMLADGLGNPARSRDYARRVAGEAERLGRVVSNVLGFSRLEQGLLKVDPQPGDLGAAVRDHVARIAPALEQAGATVEVEVEDALPAVCFDHDALGQILQNLLDNAEKYSRGCEDRRIRVRVRGEGSQVVVQVVDHGPGIPAELRGRLFEAFSRGSNTDVPEGLGLGLMLTRSLARLQGARVQVANGKSGGAVMSVFFPG